TTCCCGGATGTGCTTAAAGAACTGAACAAGAATCAGAGCCGAAAGGAAGAGCTTGAAGCCCTGTTTGCAGAGGTGAATGAACTTGAAGAAGGGGTATGGTCTGAAGAAGATTACGAGGTTTGGCCTAAAGATGAGCTGAAGGAGCATAAGGAAGCATTGAAATCTCTTAAAGGCGAACGCAAAGAAGCAGATAAGGAATACAAAAATATACTTAAACGTATCAAGGCAAATGAAAAGGCATTAATAAACAGGCCCGAATTAAAAGAGGAAATTGAACTCCTGAAGGCAGAAGCCCTGAGACTGAGGAATTTCACAAACAGTTTGGATACCAAGATTGAAGCCGATGAAAAACGCTTTTCCAGACACACCGAACTGGAAGATGAACTTAAAGAATGTAAAAAGGTGATTAAGCAGATTAAAGAGAATAGACAAGAATCAGTGGATAAGGCACGTTTAAAAATCACAGATGAAGAAGCTAAAGATCTGATACTAAACCGATGGAACCGCACTCTACAACAGACCCTGGATGGCTACCTGACCACACACAGCAGATTGCTGTTACAGTATATTGAAAATCTCTGGGACAAATATACCACTAACCTGAATAGCATTTTGGCTGAACGAGAAGAGCAGACCCAATTGCTGAATAGTTTTCTGTCGGAGTTGGGGTATGAGTGAACCTCTGAGAGAATTAGCAAATATTGAATATGGAGCGAGCCCAAAAGAAATCAGGGTAGGAGTAAAAACAGAAATAAAAATATTCGGCACTGGTGGTTTAATGGGGTATTCATGTAAACCATTGTTTGAACAACCTCTTGTTGTAGTAGCAAGAAAAGGAACTCTTGATAGACCAATTTACTCTGATCAACCATGTTGGGTTATAGATACTGCATTCGCAGTCATACCTAAAAAAAATGTTAACGCTAAATGGCTTTTTTACCAATTATCAAACTACGATTTAAAAAGATTGAATGAAGCAACTGGAGTCCCCAGCATAAGCCGTGATTTTTTATACCGGATTAAATTTAAAAGACCTACTCTGCAAGCCCAACGTAAAATCGCCCACATACTATCCAATGTCGATGTGGTAATCGAAAAAACACAAGCTGCCATTGCAAAATACAAGGCCATAAAACAAGGTATGCTGCATGACCTGTTTACCCGCGGCATCGACCCTGCCACCAACAAACTGCGCCCCGTATATATAGATGCCCCGCATTTGTATAAAGAAAGCAAGTTGGGCTGGATTCCTAATGAGTGGGTAGAGGTTTCTTTAGCCTTTTTCACTACGCAAATTGGTGATGGTATCCATACAACACCAAAATATTCTGAAAATACAGATTATTATTTTGTGAATGGCAACAATCTATCCGAAGGTGAAATTCTTATTGGTGATACAGCACTTTGCGTAAGCAAAGAAGAGTATGAAAAACATTTCATAGGACTTGATAAAAAAACAATTTTGTATTCCATAAATGGGACGATTGGAAATATTGCTTTCTACAAAGATGAAAAAATCATTCTGGGCAAGAGCGCTTGTTACATTACGTGTAAGAATAACGTAAATTTGGATTTTATATATTTTTTTCTACAATCATTTCGTGTAAAAAAATATTACGAAAACGAGTTAACTGGGTCTACGATTAAAAATCTTTCTTTAGCATCCATAAGGAATACACCGATTACAATACCAAAAGACGATGGAGAGCAAGAATTTATAGCAAATAGAATACGAGCGATTGATAGAAAACTCCAAACCGAACAAATCTATCTGCACAAAATGCAGCAGATAAAAGCAGGTTTAATGGCGGACTTATTAAGCGGGAAAAAGGAAGTAAGAGTTGAAGCTGAATCTATAAATTAAAAAGAGAAAAATTATGGCTGAATACGTTAATGTTGAAAAACCCTTTCTGGATAAGCTCCGGCTTTTGGGGTGGCAGGTTATTGACCAGGGTATCGGTATTCCACAGGAACCGGAAAAAAGCCTGCGAAAAGATTTTAAGCAGGTGGTTTTACCGGATGAATTTAAAAAGGCCATAAAAAAGATAAACACCACCTCTGAAGGTCGGGAATGGCTTACTGACAAACAACTGGATCAGATACTCTTTGAGATTCAGAACTTCCCTGGTAGAAGTCTGCACGAAGCAAACAAGGAAATTCACCGTTTGCTGCTCAAGGGCACTTCTGTTGCCAGAAACGAACTGACCAACGAACAGGACCCGACCGTGCGCCTTGTGGATTTCAGAAACTATGAAAACAATTCTTTTATCGCCATTAACCAGTTTCGTTTGAATACTCCGGGTGCAAGCCGCCAGGGCATCATCCCTGATATTGTCCTCTTTTTAAATGGTATGCCTGTCTGTGTTGTTGAAGCCAAGGACTTTGATGTTGCAGAACCTTTAAGCGAGGCATTTTTACAGATAACACGCTATGCCAATACCCGTGATGATGATTATGGAATTAAAGAGGGCGAAGAGCGGCTTTTCCATTACTATATGTTCAGCATTATTACACACGGCAAAGAGGCCCGTGTTGGAACAATCAGCGCGGAATTTGATTTTTACAACAACTGGGTGGACATATTCCCCGAAGAATACCGCACTGTAAAATATCCCCCCGATGAAGAGCGGCAGGAAGTGCTTATACACGGCATGCTGAACAAGGAAATCCTTATTGATCTCTTGAAACACTTCACCATGTTTATAGAAATCAAAAAGGGTGTGGAAGTTAAGATAGTAGCCCGTTACAACCAGTACAGAGCAGTAGGAAAAATCATTAAAAGCCTTCGGGAAGGTAAAACGCCTTTTGATAAAAGCGGTGTGGTCTGGCACACACAGGGGAGCGGAAAAAGCCTGACAATGGTTTTTTTAATCCGCAAGCTTCGTTCCCTGGATGATTTAAAAGACCTTAAGATTATATTTATTGTTGACCGCCTTGATCTTGAAACACAATTGTCGGAAACCGCTTCCATGACCGGAGAACCTGTGCGTGTTATCAGCCGCCGCAACAAACTCAATCAACTGAGCGACGACACCGGCGATGTGAACATGGTGATGATACACAAATTTTTAAATGAAAATAATATCTCTGCACAGTCCCTGATTGAAGCCGGAATTGTACCCACCTTTGAAAAATTTGAGACCATTAATGACAGTGGCCGCATCCTGATGCTGATTGATGAGGCCCACCGCACACAGGGTGGTAACATGGGTGACAACCTGTTTTCTGCCTTTCCAAATGCCATACGAATCGGTTTTACCGGAACTCCCCTGCTTACTGATAGACACGAAATAAAAACCCATCAAAGATTTGGTAAATTTATTGATTTTTACAAATTCGACAAGGCGGTTAAGGACAGGGCGACAGTTGAGATTAAATACATAGGCAAAGTATCAAGAGACAGGCTGGACGATAAAGAAGCCTTTGATACCGAGTTTGAAGACATGTTTGAAGAGCGCTCCCAGGCAGAAAAGGAAGAGATACAGCGCCGCTATGGATCGTTTGTTGCCTACCTGGAATCTAAAGATCGAATTGCCGGAATCAGCAGGGATATTATCGACCATTATTACAGGGATATTCTTGTAAACGGGTTTAAGGCACAGGTGGTTGCATCAAGCATTGTGGCGGCAGTCCGGTACAAATATGAACTGGAAATTGTCATTAAAAACAAGATCACCGCATTAAGAGAGTTACCGGCTGAAGATGTGGACGCGGAACAGCTACAGCGGCTGGAAGGTTTAAAGGTAGTCGCTATTGTTTCTAGTCTGGGCAATAATGAGCCCGGCTATATCAGCAAGGCACGCAGAGAAGCTAAAGATATGAATGCCATTGATAATTTTAAGGCTGACTTTGATCCTGAAAAACCTGAAACAGGTATTGGTATTATCTGCGTATGCGACCGCCTGTTGACTGGGTTTGACGCCCCTGTGGAACAGGTTATGTACCTGGATAAAAGTCTAAGAGAACACGATCTGTTTCAGGCCATCACACGTGTGAACAGAACAAAGCATGGGAAGACATTTGGTCTGGTTGTTGATTATTTCGGGGTTACCAAACATTTAAGCGATGCCCTCAATATTTACACAGACAGGGATAAATTGAAGCTTCAGGATTTTCAAAATGTCTTCAGGGATATAGACAAGGAAATACCGATCCTTGAAGCCAGATATAAACGGCTGGTTGATTTATTCTCAGATCATAAACTTAAAGAGATTGATGCCTTTTTGATGCAGGAATTTAAAGACAGCAAAAAGGAGTTTGAGTTTGCAGAGGAATGTATTGAGACAGCAAAAAACATAAAATTCAGGGCGGAATTACTCACCTATTCAAAGAGCTTTTTTGACAGCCTGGATCTATTGTTTAATGTGCAGGCCGGAGCAGAATACTGGATACCGGCGAAACGCCTGGGTTATCTGATCTGGAGAATAAAAGACAGGTATAAGGATGAGACAATGGACCTTAAATGGGCATCTGAAAAGGTCCGCAAACTAATTGATAAACATCTTCTCTCTATTGGCATTGACACCAAGGTGAAGCAGGTCTCCATCCTGTCGGATGAATTTGGGAAAAAGGTCGATTATCTGAATATAACGCCTAAATCCAAGGCGTCGGAAATGGAACATGCCATCCGCTGGCACATTAAAGTAAATCTTGAAAAAGACCCTGCCCTTTACAGCCATTTTAAAGACAGACTGGAATCCATCCTAAGCGCATATAAAGACAATTGGGAAACTATTGTTCATGAGTTAAACAAATTGCGGGAAGAAATGGCAAAAGGCAGAAAGGATGATATTGAAGGTGTATCCATTGTTGAAGCGCCTTTTTTTGATTTACTGAAGGATAGGTTGGTTCCTGGTAATGAAGCCGATATGAACAGGGCAAAGGAGCTGACACATACCCTTATGCCTATTCTAAAGGAGACTGCTGCGATTAGAAATTTCTGGAAGGATAAACCGGCAGAGAGAAAACGAGTTGAAGGACTTATTGAAGATGAATTACGTTATTCAGGGGTTTCGGGAGTATCGGAAAAGGCAGGGGAACTGACAACAGAAATAATGAAACTGGCGGAAAACAGAGAGTCGGATTTAAAATGAAACTTGAAGGGATAAATATAATCATCGAAAAGACTGACCGCCGAAAGACTGTAAGTATTTTTATAGAAAGAGACGGCTCTGTGCGGGTACTGGCTCCGGCTACATCGAGTGATGATAAGATTGAAAAAGCTATCCGCTCAAAGCAGTATCAGATATTTACCAAACTTGCTAAATGGAAAGAACTTAATCAGGGAAAAGTAAACCGGAAATTTGTGAATGGGCAATCCTTTTTATATTTTGGTAGGAACTACAGGCTGGCAATTGTTGATAAGCAGGATGTGCCCCTAAAACTGACAAAAGGATATCTGACCCTTGACAGGCGAAAGCTCCATGAGGCGGTAAATGTGTTTAAACAATTTTATAAAGAAAAGGCAGAAAAGAAGATAGAAGAAAGAGTGAAGTATCTTGTAGATAAATTTCAAAAGAAACCCTCAACAATAAAAGTGCTGGAATTGCGAAACAGGTGGGCATCATGGACACCCAAGCAAGGTTTGAACTTTCATTGGAAATGCGCCATGGCCCCTGTACCGGTACTTGATTATATCATCACCCATGAAATGGTTCACTTGAAATATCCGAACCATTCACCGGAATTCTGGAATGAACTGGATAAAAAAATGCCTGATTACAGGGTGCATGAAAACTGGTTAAAACAGAATGGCGTGAAGATGGCGATATAGTTCAAGATGGGAGGAGGCATAGGGGCCTAGTCATTACATGGACAGAATTTTAGGGAAATCCGAGACAGTGTCTCGGATTTCCGGACCGGAGAGAGGGAAGTACTATAAATATGAAATCGGGGTCGTACTTCAAAACATCAATTGAGCTGGATAAAAGATAACAGGTTAAGAGATCTATCAGAAAAAGAATTACAGAACCCTTTATTTTGAGTTTGACCTTATGTTTGTGAACGGCGGCAACAACCTGAAAACCTGAAGATAGGTGAAGAGAAATGGAAGGTGCGGGTTATAGAAGCAGCAAAGTATTGAAACAAATAATTAATGAAATAGATAAAGCCCTTGCCATCCACCATGGCTTTAACTATTAGAAACTGGATTTTATTTTCAATTATGATATCAAATACCGCATGGGAAAGGTAACTGATAACGAAGAAGATGACCTATGATAAATTATCAATGCTGTAATTCCAAAAAATAAGGTATACTATGCCTCAAGAAAAAACACTGATATACCATATTACGCATATAAACAACCTTAAGGGAATTATTGAACGGGATGGTTTGGTAGCTCAGAGTATAATAGCCAGAGAATCGATTGAATATTGTAATATCGCCCATAACACGGTTCAGGATAGAAGGGAGCATACAAATGTCCCTTTACAGCCAGGCGGTAATCTTCATGATTATGTTCCCTTTTATTTTGCGCCGCGTTCGCCAATGCTTTATGCTATAAATATGAAAAATGTGGCAGACTGCATGGCTACTCAGCTTGACATTGTATATCTTGTATCAAGTGTAGAAAATGTTGCCCAATCCAATGTGGAGTTTGTTTTTACTGATGGCCATGCTATTATGGCGATATCAGATTTCTATAGGGACCTTGATGATCTCAGGTTGGTCGACTGGAAAATAATGGAAGAAAAATACTGGGCTGACACAGATGATGATCCTGACAGTAAGAGAAGAAGACAGGCTGAATTTTTAGTCTATAAAGTGTTCCCATGGGAAAATATTGAGTATATGGCAGTAAAAAGCAATCCGATAAAAACAAAAGTTGAAAACATTATTGCCAATGCATCAATAAAACACCATGTTTTAGTAAAGCCCGATTGGTATTATTAATGGAGGAGACCATGATAAATAGTGTTACAGGCAATCTCTTAAAGGCAAAGGCTGATGCCCTGGTAAATACTGTAAACTGCGTCGGGGTCATGGGTAAAGGTATTGCTCTTCAATTTAAACAGGCCTTTCCTGAAAATTATAAAGAGTATGAAAAGGAATGTAAAAACGGGCGGATGAGAGTCGGTAAAATGTTTATTCATCGGACCGGAACATTGTTCCAGCCAAAGTATATCATTAACTTTCCTACAAAACGTCACTGGAAAGGTAAATCAAGACTTGATGATATAAAGCTGGGGCTTAATGACCTCATAAAAGTTATCCGTGAATTGGACATAAAATCGATTGCCATCCCACCTCTTGGCGCTGGCTTGGGCGGATTAAACTGGGTAGAAGTAAAATCACTTATTGAAACATCCTTTAACAAAATACCTGGGGTTGATGTTTTACTTTACGAACCCAAAGGGGCACCTGAACCAGATACGATACCAATTGCAACAACGAAACCTGAAATGACGCGGGGCAGAGCTCTTCTAATAAGACTACTGGATATTTATCGTAGCCAGGGATATCGTCATAATCTTCTTGAAATTCAGAAATTGATGTATTTTCTCCAGGAAGCAGGTGAAAAGTTAAAATTAAAATTCACAAAAAATAATTACGGCCCTTATGCAGAAAACCTGCACCACGTCCTTCAGAAGATTGACGGCCATTATATAAGGGGTTATGGCGATCGTAGCGGAAAATCAGAGGTGTATTTATTGGAGGGAGCATTACAAGAGGCAAAGACACTGCTGGAAAATGATGCCGATGCTCAAGAAAGATTAAACGCAGTTGCAAGGTTGATAAGAGGTTTTGAAACACCATATGGAATGGAATTGCTATCCACTGTTCATTGGGTCTCTAAAGAAACACCTGAAGCGGCTAAAGATCCGGAGACTGTTTTAAAAAAAGTCCAGGAATGGAACCCCCGGAAAAAATTTATGATGAAACCTCAACATGTTGATAAAGCATTAAACCGGTTAAAACAGGAAAACTGGCTAAAGGCTGCTTAAACAAAATTCATGAATTTCTATGCTCCATTATCATTGAAGGAGTGTGGAAAAATATATTCTGGGATTTATTTTCACAACCATTAATGTGAATTCCTATATGACCATTGCAGCCTCAATTCAAGTAATTGATCCTGGTAACCAGGGATACCCTCCTGCCCTCAAAGACCGTTTAGGAGATGATGCCCCAGATAACATATGGTATATTGGCAATATCCAATTGCTTAAAATTCCTAAAACAGCGCTTTTCTGCTCAAAAATATGCCCTGGCGAAGCAATACTTCAAGCTATAACAAAAGCCCAGGAATGGCGTGACAATGGCCGGTGTATAATAAGCGGGTTCCATTCACCAGTGGAAAAAGAATGTCTTAAAATTTTATTAAGGGGAATGCAGCCAATAATAATTTGCCCAGCCCGCAGCATTGAAAAAATGAGGATATCAAAAGAGTGGATTGAAGGGATTGAAAGCGGGCATATCCTGATCATATCACCATTTAATTATACAAAACACAGACTCACAGAAAAGCAGTCAGAAGAAAGAAATGAACTTGTAGCTGCTCTGGCTGACGAAATATATTTTGCTCATATATCTAAGGGGAGTAATACAGAAAAGCTGAACGAAACTATTTCAAGCTGGGGATTGAAGCTGATTTAATAAAAATAGGGAATTGCAGTAAAATAGTGATCGTACCTCAAAAGACCAATTGAGCTGAATAAAAGCCTATTTGTTAAACACTAGCTTCATGGGTCGTGAAAGGTATAAAGAGAAGCTGGTAATATGGAGCATTTGGATCTGATGGACAGAGGTTGGTAAAATGGCAAAAACAAAGAAAATAAAAATTGGGGATTTGGGTCCTTTATACTCATTTACTATCAACCCATATCCTGATCAACGGTTTTCATCCTGTCCTTCATGTGGGAAAAGAACCGGGCAACTGAAACGTCCTTTGCTTATTTATGTTGAGCCGAGGCATTCGATATGTCTAAATTATACCTGTCGATACTGTAAGCATTGTGATTTGCTTATTGCACATAAACATGATGTAGAACATATATTGACAAATATGTTTATGAAGTTAGACCCGGGTGCTATTGGGAATGAGTACCTGATTATAGGGACGGTTGAGAAAAAAGCCTGGCGTGAAAATATGAAAAATCCAAAAGGCCCAGACGTTATACTTACAAACTTACATGATTTTAAAAATGTTCTATCTGAAATCCGGATGACTCGGCCAGGTTGGTATGCGCCCGGACAGAAGCCACAGGTTTTGGAACCTCCGCAACCAACCGAATGGATTAAATAATGGAAAGCCGTTAGTCGGTGATAAATTGCCATCTACTGCAATTGTATAGCGATAACATTTTAATTATCCAAGGACAAAACGTGCTTTTCTTTTTTTTATACCAAGCAATTGAAAGGCATCACGAAATAAAGTCTGGCCTTCCAGTGTGCTTACAACAAGTGCCTGGACGAATCTTCGACTGGCTCGTACCTCTTGTGTTAAATAAAAATCTCCTCCACCGGATTTAGGTCGGTTGATGCGGATATTGAGTTCCCTATCATAAGCATCCTGAAAGATATTTTTCGTAATATATCCAGCGTCCAGAATACGACGAAGGATAACAAGTGTACTTACTTTAAATTTCCTGGCAAGGTCATAAACTGCATCCAGCGGATGCTCTCTGTTGGCTAAATATTCTTTCAAGGCTGTAATGGGAACAAGAAATTCTGCAGCCACCTTATTACACCATATTTCTATTTTTTGTGAAGGTTGAGATGTCAGACTTGTATCAGAGAGTGCGCTTTCTCCCAGCCATATATGGGCCAGTTCATGGGCAAGTGTAAATATCTGGGCCGCTTTAGTATCAGAACCATTAATAAATATTAGAGGAGCATACTTATCAGCCAGGGCAAATCCTCTAAATTCCTGGTGATTGAGTTTTCTCCTGTTATTTGTGCCTACCACACCACTTACCATTACGAGTATGCCGGATGCCTCGATACTTTCAGTAAATTTGCGAAATGTTTCAGCCCAAGTTGTACAGGAACTCTGCACTTCTAAACTGAAATTAAAATATTGCCTTATTGTTAACGCTGCTTTCTCAATAGGATCGCTAAGATTCATAGATCCAACAAATTCACGTTGTTCCTCGGAAATAGCTTTTACATAGGTATGGTACCAGTTTTGCAGAAGGATTTGGTTAGTAAGGTTGTTACTGATCTGTTTTCCATCCCCACTTTTTCGTCAAGGATTGTCAGAAGAGAAGAAATTAGTCTACACATTTGACAAAATAGCTTCTGTATTTTATATGTGTGAGTAGGTGACGAGCATTAAATTTCAAATAACTTTTTAGAAACAGATATACCAAGGCTGTTGAAGGTTTTAACTTTAACAGCTTTGCTTTTTATGGGGCGCGGGTGGTTTAGAAAAACTCATATTAAAATCATAAGAGTGGTCATCATTTTTGGGTAATAAGACGCAGAGCATATAATCAATGCCTTCCAATGGTGATCATGGGAAAGAAAAAAGAGGGTACAGGCGGCTTGTCGACCATAGCTTTAGCGAAGGTGGTTAGTGACGGTGAGTTGTGCCCCTTCTACGTTGCCTGACATTCTCCCTGTTAGAGACTGGATTAAAAGGCTCTTATAACCTCTTAAAATTACATCTCGCGATTGAAAAGGCTGCAACATATTGAATTAAATGCCAATAGCCAATTTAGCACTTTCCCCAAACAGCATTTCTTTAGATAAAAAAAGGGACAACAATGCCCGATTAAAAAGAAAATAAGTCTCCCAGGCTGGTACATGTCCATGCTCTGGTGTAGTGGGAGTCTATGCTTTTATTTTTTTATCAGAGTTAATGGATTTGGCGATCATGGCTTTACCTGTATAAGGGGTTGAACCACCCGAAAATGGCATATTTCCTGCATAAATATCTTTTTGCTAATTATAGCCTTAATCAGATTTATACAATTAATTATAAGCAGGGTTATGTCAGAACACACAGCAGACACCTCCATACTCAGCGTCCTGGACTCGGTTGATAGTATCCATGCGGGCATATTTGTTATAGACAGCGCATTCCGGGTACTCAAGGCCAACAGGCTCAGCCTTGCCCAATTTGGCATTGCCTTCGATGTTGTTCATTCTGACAGTACCTGTTATGGCCTGCTTTTTAACAGACCAGAAATATGTGATGACTGCCCCCTTGCAGTGGAATCTGATCAGGAATCTGCTGAAAGGGCATTTATCCTGAACAAAGAGGGGAGCGGGATATATATAAGAGAAACCATATCCAGGGGAGAAAAAGTCATATTTTTGACGTTTCAGGACAATATAAATGAGGTCTTTCTCCAGAAGGAGATGGACTCAATAAAAAATGAGCTTATTGCCAAGAATATCCTCCTTAACAGATACAGAAATGGCACAGAGGAAAACAGGGGGGTAAACCAGATAATTGATAATCTCCCTGATGCCCTTGTTACAATCGATGACTCCATGAATATCAGGATGATAAACTCAAAGGCGAAACTTGATATGCCTGATGTAACTGCAAGAAAATGCTATGAATTATTGGGTAAAACTAACCCATGCAAGTTATGCCCGGTTGAAAACGGGTTATCAGGCATGCAGGAGGTAAAAACCAGCCACGTTATAGGGGGAAAGTTTTTTACAGAGATCATAAATGGCTTCAAGAAGGAAGAGGGGGGGCTGCTGCTCTTCAGGGATAATACACGTCAGGTAAATCTTATTGAACAGATCAGGACACAGAATGAAACTATCAACAGGAAAAACAATATCCTGTCAAGTCTTGTCAATCTTGAGTCAAGGATGCAGACTGACAAAAATATAAAAAGTGTGCTTGAATATTTTATTGATCTCTTTTTACCCCTGTATCAGTCAGATTCTATTGCCCTTATTGCCAGTGATATAAGGGCGGGGAGCGTAATGGCTACGCTTGGCAGGGGTGTAAGCCATGAGAAATTACATGCCCTTACCCAGGCATATTTTGCCAGGGATATTCATACTGTTGATCCATTCTGCATCCCTGATAATGTGTTGCCATGGCCTGATGCATGCCAGATAAATCTTGTTGGAAGAACCGACAAGCTTGTCGGAATGCTATTTGTAAAGGGGAATGCAGCAGAGGATGGGGCAGAGATAATTGATCTATTTAAAGATCCCCTGACAACCTACATGCATAATCAGATCCTGCTCAGGCTTTTAAAAGAGAGGGCTGACACAGATTCACTCACAGGGTTATACAACCGCAGGTATCTTCAGAAGGCCATGGATGAGGAAAAAATAAAGTATGAAAAATATGGAATCCATTATTCAGTAGTGGTTATTGATATAAACGGGCTCAAATATGTCAATGACAGGTTTGGCCATGAGGCAGGGGACCATATGATCTTCTCTGTTGCCAGGAACCTTAAAGGCTTTTCCCGTGAAACTGATGTAGTAGCGAGGACAGGCGGCGATGAGTTTATTGTGCTGCTTACAAATACCGATGATAAAGGGGCATTAAAATATTCTGAAAAATTAAGGCACATGTTTGATGAGATATATTTTGATATAAATAATACAGAAAAATTATCAGTTACAGTGAGCGCCGGTGCTGCCTCGACCAGTACATCTCTACCGGATGATCTGATTAAGCTGGCTGACAGGCTCATGTATGAGAGCAAGAGGGAATTTTACAAAAAAATGGGGAGGTCGGAGATAACCGACCGTATGGTTGAACTTGAAGACGACAGGCAAGGCATTATCGCTGACAGAACAATGGAGTAGAAAATATGCAAAATAAAAATAATATGGAAAAAGTCATAGAATCACTTTTGGCTGCAACAGAATGTTTACTCATGGGCAAGTATGATGATGCAAAGGTTGAGGTTGATTCAGAGGGGCTTATTTCAAATCTGGCCCAGAAGATCAACACAATGATTATCAACATGAGAACCATTGAGCTGCCGCTTGTTAATGCGGGCGCACAGACACCAAGTGCCCTGACCCGCGCCGAATCTGTAATCACCCTTATGACCCAGTCTACAAACGATGTGCTTAATACATCGGATCAGCTTGTGGAATCACTTGAAAAGCTTGAAAAAAATATGAACTCCGGTGCCTTTAGCAGTGAAAAGTTAAACGATTATCTGAATCAGGAACTCCCTGTTATGAAGGCCGGTATGTTTAATATCATATCTTCACAGTCATATCAGGATGTGGCGAGGCAGAAGATGGAGGCGCTTATAGATGACCTGAATAATATAAGAACCTGGCTTATTGATGCCCTTGTAATACTCAATATCAAGAAGGATTCATCAGAGGGCAATATGGAAAAGAAGGTAAGCCTTTTAAAACAGGTCAAAAACAAGACCATGCCTGAAAATGCAAAGCAGGATCTGGTAGATGACCTGCTATCTGAGTTCGGGTTGTAAAGACCCAGAAAATATACTTGACGCACAGCGGTATTAACTCATATACTCCCTTGTTTTTAAAATTTACCTAATTGATGCAAAAGCAGCGGAGGTGTATCATCGCAAAGCAAAAAAACCAGAGAAGTGAAATAGTTGAAAAGGTTGTATCCCTGGCAAAGAGAAGAGGATTTGTCTTTCAGTCCAGCGAGATCTACGGGGGGTTGAACGGTTGCTGGGACTATGGCCCGCTGGGTGTTGAGCTTCTTAAAAATATCAAAGAAGAGTGGTGGAAATTCATGACCTACCGCGAGGATGTGGAGGGTCAGGATGCGAGTATACTGATGCACCCTAGGGTATGGGAGGCGTCAGGCCATGTTGAAAACTTCACAGACCCCATGGTTGACTGCAAGCAGTGCAAATCAAGGTTCAGACTTGATGTCCTGGGCGAGGCTATAAACGATTCCAAAAAGGAAAAGATCATTGCCTCATTTATTGAGGCAGTCAAGGGTAGCAATAAAGAGTCAATTGCAGATAATATTGCAAATACAGATAGTTCCCTTAATGAAAAATTTGAGAAGCTTCTTGAAAACAGTA
The nucleotide sequence above comes from Desulfatiglans sp.. Encoded proteins:
- a CDS encoding type I restriction endonuclease subunit R, whose translation is MAEYVNVEKPFLDKLRLLGWQVIDQGIGIPQEPEKSLRKDFKQVVLPDEFKKAIKKINTTSEGREWLTDKQLDQILFEIQNFPGRSLHEANKEIHRLLLKGTSVARNELTNEQDPTVRLVDFRNYENNSFIAINQFRLNTPGASRQGIIPDIVLFLNGMPVCVVEAKDFDVAEPLSEAFLQITRYANTRDDDYGIKEGEERLFHYYMFSIITHGKEARVGTISAEFDFYNNWVDIFPEEYRTVKYPPDEERQEVLIHGMLNKEILIDLLKHFTMFIEIKKGVEVKIVARYNQYRAVGKIIKSLREGKTPFDKSGVVWHTQGSGKSLTMVFLIRKLRSLDDLKDLKIIFIVDRLDLETQLSETASMTGEPVRVISRRNKLNQLSDDTGDVNMVMIHKFLNENNISAQSLIEAGIVPTFEKFETINDSGRILMLIDEAHRTQGGNMGDNLFSAFPNAIRIGFTGTPLLTDRHEIKTHQRFGKFIDFYKFDKAVKDRATVEIKYIGKVSRDRLDDKEAFDTEFEDMFEERSQAEKEEIQRRYGSFVAYLESKDRIAGISRDIIDHYYRDILVNGFKAQVVASSIVAAVRYKYELEIVIKNKITALRELPAEDVDAEQLQRLEGLKVVAIVSSLGNNEPGYISKARREAKDMNAIDNFKADFDPEKPETGIGIICVCDRLLTGFDAPVEQVMYLDKSLREHDLFQAITRVNRTKHGKTFGLVVDYFGVTKHLSDALNIYTDRDKLKLQDFQNVFRDIDKEIPILEARYKRLVDLFSDHKLKEIDAFLMQEFKDSKKEFEFAEECIETAKNIKFRAELLTYSKSFFDSLDLLFNVQAGAEYWIPAKRLGYLIWRIKDRYKDETMDLKWASEKVRKLIDKHLLSIGIDTKVKQVSILSDEFGKKVDYLNITPKSKASEMEHAIRWHIKVNLEKDPALYSHFKDRLESILSAYKDNWETIVHELNKLREEMAKGRKDDIEGVSIVEAPFFDLLKDRLVPGNEADMNRAKELTHTLMPILKETAAIRNFWKDKPAERKRVEGLIEDELRYSGVSGVSEKAGELTTEIMKLAENRESDLK
- a CDS encoding DUF4433 domain-containing protein — encoded protein: MPQEKTLIYHITHINNLKGIIERDGLVAQSIIARESIEYCNIAHNTVQDRREHTNVPLQPGGNLHDYVPFYFAPRSPMLYAINMKNVADCMATQLDIVYLVSSVENVAQSNVEFVFTDGHAIMAISDFYRDLDDLRLVDWKIMEEKYWADTDDDPDSKRRRQAEFLVYKVFPWENIEYMAVKSNPIKTKVENIIANASIKHHVLVKPDWYY
- a CDS encoding M48 family metallopeptidase; the protein is MKLEGINIIIEKTDRRKTVSIFIERDGSVRVLAPATSSDDKIEKAIRSKQYQIFTKLAKWKELNQGKVNRKFVNGQSFLYFGRNYRLAIVDKQDVPLKLTKGYLTLDRRKLHEAVNVFKQFYKEKAEKKIEERVKYLVDKFQKKPSTIKVLELRNRWASWTPKQGLNFHWKCAMAPVPVLDYIITHEMVHLKYPNHSPEFWNELDKKMPDYRVHENWLKQNGVKMAI
- a CDS encoding restriction endonuclease subunit S — encoded protein: MSEPLRELANIEYGASPKEIRVGVKTEIKIFGTGGLMGYSCKPLFEQPLVVVARKGTLDRPIYSDQPCWVIDTAFAVIPKKNVNAKWLFYQLSNYDLKRLNEATGVPSISRDFLYRIKFKRPTLQAQRKIAHILSNVDVVIEKTQAAIAKYKAIKQGMLHDLFTRGIDPATNKLRPVYIDAPHLYKESKLGWIPNEWVEVSLAFFTTQIGDGIHTTPKYSENTDYYFVNGNNLSEGEILIGDTALCVSKEEYEKHFIGLDKKTILYSINGTIGNIAFYKDEKIILGKSACYITCKNNVNLDFIYFFLQSFRVKKYYENELTGSTIKNLSLASIRNTPITIPKDDGEQEFIANRIRAIDRKLQTEQIYLHKMQQIKAGLMADLLSGKKEVRVEAESIN